The Deinococcus wulumuqiensis R12 genome has a window encoding:
- a CDS encoding PEGA domain-containing protein, translating into MKKFLMIPVALLASSAFAAPKISAQSIIVNPTQPDLSVSVRVDKDNTGNANPVYIDGESIRISTTVNRDAYVYLFNVDSSGEVTQILPNRLSNSGGNFVKANTTVSFPAQGDNFTFNVAGPVGLNKVLALASLEPLNLDQITSFKTTQDQFATASTRGQDQLAQALSIVVNPIPQNSWVSDTAFFSVASRAPVTTGSLFVGTNVPGSSVIINGRTLGAANTTYSGIAPGSYPVRVKAPGFADYTTTITVRANTTTNLNVEFNRTATPAPAPVVSTYSFVVRSSVNGARVFVDGVEAGTIRNGSLALNVARGSHEVVIIAPGYRTFVNTYNVTQNASVTITPAR; encoded by the coding sequence ATGAAAAAGTTTCTGATGATTCCGGTGGCCCTGCTGGCCAGCTCCGCATTCGCCGCCCCTAAGATCAGCGCCCAGAGCATCATCGTGAACCCCACCCAGCCTGACCTGAGCGTCAGCGTGCGCGTGGACAAGGACAACACCGGCAACGCCAACCCCGTGTACATCGACGGTGAATCCATCCGGATCAGCACCACCGTCAACCGCGACGCCTACGTCTACCTGTTCAACGTGGACAGCAGCGGCGAAGTGACCCAGATTCTCCCCAACCGCCTGAGCAACAGCGGCGGCAACTTCGTCAAGGCGAACACCACTGTCTCCTTCCCCGCGCAGGGCGACAACTTCACCTTCAACGTGGCCGGCCCCGTGGGTCTGAACAAGGTCCTGGCCCTCGCCAGCCTCGAGCCGCTGAACCTCGACCAGATCACCTCGTTCAAGACCACCCAGGACCAGTTCGCCACGGCCTCGACCCGTGGTCAGGACCAGCTGGCCCAGGCCCTGAGCATCGTGGTCAACCCCATTCCCCAGAACAGCTGGGTGAGTGACACCGCGTTCTTCAGCGTCGCTTCCCGCGCTCCCGTGACCACCGGCAGCCTGTTCGTGGGCACCAACGTCCCCGGCAGCAGCGTGATCATCAACGGCCGCACCCTGGGCGCCGCCAACACCACCTACAGCGGCATCGCCCCCGGCAGCTACCCCGTGCGCGTCAAGGCTCCCGGCTTCGCCGACTACACCACCACCATCACCGTGCGTGCCAACACCACCACGAACCTGAACGTGGAGTTCAACCGCACCGCGACCCCCGCGCCCGCCCCTGTGGTCAGCACCTACAGCTTCGTCGTGCGCAGCAGCGTGAACGGCGCCCGCGTGTTCGTGGACGGCGTGGAAGCGGGCACCATCCGCAACGGCAGCCTGGCCCTGAACGTCGCCCGTGGCAGCCACGAAGTCGTGATCATCGCCCCCGGCTACCGCACCTTCGTCAACACCTACAACGTGACCCAGAACGCCTCGGTCACCATCACCCCCGCTCGCTGA
- a CDS encoding NUDIX hydrolase: MTGPLHHDPLDDVQADPWALWLSGRTRTALDLPHYRRAAVLVALTREADPRVLLTVRSGDLPTHKGQIAFPGGSLDAGETPTQAALREADEEVGLDPRRVTLLGELDDVFTPVGFHVTPVLGRVAPETLETLCVTPEVAQIITPTLAELRALPLVRERRTLPDGTEVPLYRYPWRGFDIWGMTARVLHDLLEQGPG, from the coding sequence ATGACCGGCCCCCTGCACCACGACCCACTGGACGACGTGCAGGCCGACCCCTGGGCGCTGTGGCTCTCGGGCCGCACCCGCACCGCGCTCGACCTGCCGCACTACCGCCGCGCCGCCGTGCTGGTCGCCCTGACCCGCGAGGCCGACCCCCGCGTGCTGCTCACCGTGCGCTCGGGCGACCTGCCGACCCACAAGGGCCAGATCGCTTTTCCGGGCGGCAGCCTCGACGCGGGCGAGACGCCCACCCAGGCCGCCCTGCGCGAAGCCGACGAGGAAGTGGGCCTCGACCCCCGCCGGGTCACGCTGCTGGGGGAACTCGACGACGTGTTTACCCCGGTGGGCTTTCACGTGACGCCCGTGCTGGGGCGCGTCGCACCTGAAACGCTGGAGACCCTCTGCGTCACGCCCGAGGTGGCGCAGATCATCACGCCCACGCTGGCCGAGCTTCGGGCGCTGCCGCTGGTCCGCGAACGCCGCACCTTGCCTGACGGAACCGAGGTGCCGCTCTACCGTTACCCCTGGCGCGGCTTCGACATCTGGGGCATGACGGCGCGGGTGCTGCACGACCTGCTGGAGCAGGGGCCGGGTTGA
- a CDS encoding MazG family protein: MQELLTVMRRLRGPGGCPWDQEQTHETLRLYLLEEAAEAVDAVAQGPQALADELGDVLLQVAFHSVIAEGEGTFSYAEVERGIVDKLVRRHPHVFGQTQVSGSEEVVSNWQAIKAAERGGKPRSAADRVPAALGALAREAKTQKIAGTAKTGREGVAAALNAAPDSEGGVAEVLAAAVAWARGLGVDPEVALRAHTARTLAALPDEAR, from the coding sequence ATGCAAGAGCTGCTGACCGTCATGCGCCGCCTGCGCGGGCCGGGGGGCTGCCCCTGGGACCAGGAACAGACCCACGAGACGCTGCGTCTCTACCTGCTCGAAGAAGCGGCTGAGGCAGTCGACGCGGTGGCCCAGGGACCGCAGGCGCTCGCCGACGAACTGGGTGACGTGCTGCTTCAGGTCGCCTTCCACTCGGTGATTGCCGAGGGCGAAGGGACATTTTCGTATGCCGAGGTCGAGCGCGGCATCGTGGACAAGCTCGTTCGCCGTCACCCCCACGTCTTCGGGCAAACGCAGGTGAGCGGCAGCGAGGAGGTCGTAAGCAACTGGCAGGCGATCAAGGCCGCCGAGCGTGGGGGAAAGCCCCGCAGCGCCGCCGACCGCGTGCCCGCCGCGCTCGGGGCACTCGCCCGCGAAGCCAAGACGCAAAAAATTGCTGGAACAGCCAAAACGGGTCGTGAGGGGGTCGCCGCCGCCCTGAACGCCGCCCCCGACAGCGAAGGTGGCGTGGCCGAGGTCCTGGCCGCTGCCGTCGCCTGGGCCAGAGGGCTGGGCGTGGACCCCGAGGTCGCGCTGCGGGCGCACACGGCCCGGACCCTCGCCGCTCTGCCGGACGAGGCGCGATGA
- a CDS encoding GNAT family N-acetyltransferase, whose amino-acid sequence MTFRVRPAVLADVPGILDIYNHAVLHTTATYDLEPVSLDSRLSWFSARQQSGFPVLVAEGEGAEVLGFASYGPFREKAGYAATVEHSVYVREGHQGAGLGRALMTPLIAAAREQGLHVMLGGIDADNAGSLAFHRRLGFEEVAHFRQVGRKFGRWLDVVFMQLTLD is encoded by the coding sequence ATGACCTTCCGCGTCCGTCCCGCCGTGCTTGCCGACGTGCCCGGCATTCTCGACATCTACAACCACGCCGTGCTTCACACCACCGCGACCTACGACCTCGAACCCGTTTCGCTCGACTCGCGGCTGAGCTGGTTCAGCGCCCGGCAGCAATCGGGCTTTCCCGTGCTGGTGGCCGAGGGCGAGGGGGCAGAGGTGCTGGGCTTCGCCTCCTACGGGCCGTTCCGGGAAAAAGCCGGGTACGCCGCCACCGTCGAGCACAGCGTCTACGTGCGTGAAGGACACCAGGGCGCGGGCCTGGGACGGGCGCTGATGACGCCCCTGATCGCTGCCGCCCGTGAGCAGGGCCTGCATGTGATGCTGGGCGGCATCGACGCCGACAATGCCGGGAGCCTCGCGTTTCACCGTCGCCTGGGCTTCGAGGAAGTCGCGCACTTCCGGCAGGTGGGGCGCAAGTTCGGGCGCTGGCTGGACGTGGTGTTTATGCAGCTGACGCTGGACTAG
- a CDS encoding pyridoxamine 5'-phosphate oxidase family protein: MAQKTLKALAQDMRGIDLCMFATHTSHGHIAQRPMSNNGEVEYDGNSYFFTWKDSRTVQDIEKDAKVSLGFQGKGGLFVAVEGRATVTEHRPTMQPHWTPDLGQWFEQGLDTPGLCMIRVEALRIAYWQNGDEGEIKP; the protein is encoded by the coding sequence ATGGCCCAGAAAACGCTGAAGGCGCTCGCGCAGGACATGCGCGGCATTGACCTGTGCATGTTCGCCACCCACACTTCACACGGGCACATCGCGCAGCGCCCCATGAGCAACAACGGGGAAGTCGAGTACGACGGCAACTCGTACTTTTTCACCTGGAAGGACTCGCGCACCGTGCAGGACATCGAGAAAGACGCCAAGGTCAGCCTCGGCTTTCAGGGCAAGGGCGGCCTGTTCGTGGCAGTCGAGGGCCGCGCCACCGTTACCGAGCACCGGCCCACCATGCAGCCGCACTGGACGCCGGACCTGGGCCAGTGGTTCGAGCAGGGCCTGGACACGCCGGGTCTGTGCATGATTCGGGTCGAGGCTCTCCGCATCGCCTACTGGCAAAACGGCGACGAGGGCGAAATCAAGCCCTGA
- a CDS encoding phospholipase D-like domain-containing protein — MRRLRSWLLSRGRRRHRLLAALALLGSGLGHAQGLQGVPVGLGPVRPAQPLFAPACAAPQSPLQRVVWDVTTAGGTRTDLSCHNAFVGLPRTPRSPALLHDAFDDLAAQIRAARSEVLVANMQWDFGLGLPGSTVAGAVADLYAQVRARPADYPQGMAVRFSLGGYPDLVRTVDGGTQALSLARDLRLRGVPLSDPALGWRVSILNYPYFPHSHVKLHVIDGQDLTVAGYNFSWTQLPRSEGGNSQHDVGLRMRGPVAQAGVAAFDDLWRHSQQLHCPPDVLPVDVFARCALGRAEAPSHPLAAQFALPAGQARGYLLYRRPGDDQADRGHLALIAAARRSIDLMQVDFSPEPVCWGAHLGPDGCGADAPGFPVYLRALLGALERGVRVRVLLMPNSSGLERPGNRAGVALLRAEARRRGLEHLFEARFVTFTMHDKTVTFDRELALVGSMNFHFSAWGPLGLNEAALVTDDLQAVSQQEATFDRVWQSDTLSRPVPPEWWLPYVRPFPAASSAGAGASLH, encoded by the coding sequence ATGAGACGACTGCGTTCCTGGCTCCTGTCCCGGGGGCGTCGGCGGCACAGGCTGCTCGCGGCGCTCGCACTGCTGGGAAGTGGGCTGGGGCACGCGCAGGGCCTGCAGGGGGTTCCCGTGGGCCTGGGTCCGGTGCGGCCCGCGCAGCCTTTGTTCGCACCCGCTTGCGCTGCGCCGCAAAGCCCGCTGCAACGGGTCGTCTGGGACGTGACCACGGCAGGCGGCACCCGCACCGACCTGAGTTGCCACAACGCTTTTGTCGGCCTGCCGCGCACGCCGCGCAGCCCCGCACTTCTGCACGACGCCTTCGACGACCTCGCCGCCCAGATTCGGGCCGCCCGCAGCGAGGTGCTGGTCGCCAACATGCAGTGGGACTTCGGCCTGGGGTTGCCCGGCAGCACGGTGGCGGGCGCGGTGGCCGACCTCTACGCGCAGGTCCGGGCACGCCCCGCCGACTACCCGCAGGGCATGGCGGTGCGGTTTTCGCTGGGCGGCTACCCCGACCTCGTGCGCACGGTGGACGGCGGCACGCAGGCCCTGTCCCTCGCCCGTGACCTGCGGCTGCGCGGGGTGCCGCTCAGCGACCCGGCGCTCGGCTGGCGTGTGAGCATCCTCAATTATCCGTACTTTCCGCACAGCCACGTCAAACTGCATGTGATCGACGGTCAGGACCTCACGGTGGCGGGCTACAACTTCAGCTGGACGCAACTGCCCCGCTCGGAAGGGGGCAACTCGCAGCACGACGTGGGCTTGCGGATGCGCGGGCCGGTGGCGCAGGCGGGGGTGGCGGCGTTCGACGACCTGTGGCGGCACTCGCAGCAGCTTCACTGCCCGCCGGACGTGCTGCCGGTGGACGTGTTCGCCCGCTGTGCGCTGGGACGCGCCGAGGCGCCCAGTCATCCCCTCGCCGCGCAGTTCGCGCTTCCGGCGGGGCAGGCACGGGGCTACCTGCTCTACCGCCGTCCCGGTGACGACCAGGCCGACCGGGGGCACCTCGCCCTCATCGCGGCGGCGCGGCGCAGCATCGACCTGATGCAGGTGGACTTCAGCCCCGAGCCGGTCTGCTGGGGGGCGCACCTGGGGCCGGACGGGTGCGGGGCCGATGCGCCCGGTTTTCCGGTCTACCTGCGGGCGCTGCTGGGGGCGCTGGAACGCGGCGTGCGGGTGCGGGTGCTGCTGATGCCCAACAGCTCCGGCCTGGAGCGGCCCGGCAACCGTGCGGGCGTGGCGCTGCTGCGGGCCGAGGCGCGGCGGCGCGGGCTGGAGCATCTGTTCGAGGCCCGCTTCGTCACCTTCACCATGCACGACAAGACCGTGACCTTCGACCGCGAACTGGCCCTGGTCGGCAGCATGAACTTTCATTTCAGCGCCTGGGGTCCGCTGGGGCTGAACGAGGCGGCGCTCGTCACCGACGACCTGCAGGCCGTTTCGCAGCAGGAAGCGACCTTTGACCGCGTCTGGCAGTCGGACACCCTCAGCCGCCCGGTGCCGCCGGAGTGGTGGCTGCCCTACGTGCGGCCCTTCCCCGCCGCCTCATCTGCGGGTGCGGGCGCTTCTCTACACTGA
- a CDS encoding PhzF family phenazine biosynthesis protein yields the protein MNAEEAAAPLPVRFRVFAPRGLNGGRQDGGKQVSVFGDAAGDLQARAAGAGTPLSVFVEAAGLEGVRLRTFTPQREKGESDSASVAALSWLQSQGLLADFAEVQTGESRTSAQLCGGEWLLSQGAPQVSSCPLGLPELSRRLGVHVVSAHLSSAGRPNLVLEVPDLDALDGYVPDAGAIVAVGEMARSTGLVLYTLAAPDEGPQRRADVSFRAFGPQRGFLEDAASSNMGACLVAVLGERGQWPEGSNVLRAAQRQPGQPALLTAQFSVPGEAVWVGGRAEALSTVGE from the coding sequence GTGAACGCGGAGGAGGCCGCAGCGCCGCTTCCCGTCCGCTTCCGCGTCTTCGCGCCGCGTGGCCTGAACGGGGGGAGACAGGACGGGGGCAAGCAGGTCAGCGTCTTTGGGGACGCGGCAGGCGACCTTCAGGCACGGGCGGCAGGCGCAGGCACGCCCCTGAGTGTCTTTGTCGAGGCGGCGGGGCTGGAAGGGGTGCGGCTGCGCACCTTTACCCCGCAGCGCGAGAAGGGCGAAAGCGACTCGGCGAGCGTGGCGGCGCTGAGCTGGCTGCAAAGTCAGGGCCTGCTGGCCGACTTTGCCGAGGTGCAGACCGGCGAAAGCCGCACCTCCGCGCAACTGTGCGGCGGCGAGTGGCTGCTCTCGCAGGGAGCGCCGCAGGTGTCGTCGTGTCCGCTGGGGCTGCCTGAACTCTCGCGGCGGCTGGGGGTCCATGTCGTCAGCGCCCACCTGTCGAGCGCCGGGCGGCCCAACCTGGTGCTGGAGGTGCCGGACCTCGATGCTCTGGACGGGTACGTGCCGGACGCCGGGGCCATCGTCGCTGTCGGTGAAATGGCCCGGAGCACCGGGCTGGTGCTCTACACCCTGGCGGCACCTGACGAGGGACCGCAGCGCCGCGCCGACGTGAGCTTCCGGGCCTTCGGGCCACAGCGGGGCTTTCTGGAGGACGCCGCGAGCAGCAACATGGGCGCCTGTCTGGTCGCGGTGCTGGGGGAGCGCGGGCAGTGGCCCGAGGGCAGCAACGTCCTGCGGGCGGCGCAGCGGCAACCGGGCCAGCCTGCCCTGCTCACCGCACAGTTTTCGGTGCCCGGTGAAGCCGTCTGGGTGGGCGGACGGGCCGAAGCCCTGTCCACCGTCGGAGAGTAA
- a CDS encoding OsmC family protein, whose amino-acid sequence MSSKKTLNVTWLGEQRYLGVSESGHQLLIDNSPVKVGVSPMEALLGALATCTAYDVVEIMKKRRTPLASYRIEVEGERADTDPKRYTRITVRHIAAGEGVSAEALNKAAHLSHEKYCSVAASLNSEIVVETRLEGESAAS is encoded by the coding sequence ATGAGCAGCAAAAAGACCCTGAACGTCACCTGGCTCGGTGAGCAGCGTTACCTCGGCGTGAGCGAAAGCGGGCACCAGCTCCTGATCGACAACAGCCCGGTCAAGGTGGGCGTCTCGCCCATGGAAGCCCTGCTCGGCGCGCTGGCGACCTGCACCGCCTACGACGTGGTCGAGATCATGAAAAAGCGCCGCACGCCGCTCGCCAGCTACCGCATCGAGGTCGAGGGCGAGCGGGCCGACACCGACCCCAAACGCTATACCCGCATCACCGTGCGTCACATCGCGGCGGGTGAGGGCGTAAGTGCCGAGGCCCTGAACAAGGCCGCGCACCTGAGTCACGAAAAATACTGCTCGGTGGCCGCCAGCCTGAACAGCGAAATCGTGGTCGAGACGCGGCTGGAAGGCGAGTCCGCCGCCTCGTGA
- a CDS encoding hybrid sensor histidine kinase/response regulator, translating into MSPSFPPLRILHLEDSELDHELVSMALGSDLGRDFTIQRVEDEEGFLGALRDSPPHIVLSDYALPGYDGLSAFHAAHTLEPNLPFIIVTGAMGEEVAVDTLRQGVTDYILKARLERLAPAVTRALAEADARLSRERAEQEVRALNASLQLRLEEVERLRGTTERQNQRLEVQARQLEEALNLQKTFLAETSHELRTPLTALLGYLRRAEREAGGSQVLQDAQRVAENMTRLVNDLLQLSRGELVQSIEMHFVNLGNVLRQVGRDYGVQADVPDCEIVGDPGRLTQVFANLVSNGIRVSGGPDKVRIELRLRPGEVEALVIDHGPGVPDDIKPRIFDKFYRGKEAGSAGLGLTIAQQVVTAHSGAIDVFDTPGGGATFRVRLPLPDDADEDEDFA; encoded by the coding sequence TTGAGTCCGTCCTTTCCCCCCCTGCGCATTCTTCACCTCGAAGACAGCGAACTCGACCACGAGCTGGTCAGCATGGCGCTGGGCAGTGACCTGGGCCGTGACTTCACCATTCAGCGGGTGGAGGACGAGGAAGGCTTTCTGGGTGCCCTGCGCGACTCGCCGCCGCACATCGTCCTGAGCGACTACGCGCTGCCGGGCTACGACGGCCTGAGTGCGTTTCACGCGGCGCACACGCTGGAACCCAACCTGCCGTTCATCATCGTGACCGGGGCGATGGGAGAGGAGGTGGCGGTCGACACGTTGCGCCAGGGCGTGACCGACTACATCCTCAAGGCGCGGCTCGAGCGCCTCGCCCCCGCCGTGACCCGCGCCCTGGCCGAGGCCGACGCCCGGCTCTCGCGCGAACGGGCCGAGCAGGAAGTCCGCGCCCTGAACGCCAGCCTGCAACTGCGGCTGGAGGAGGTCGAGCGGCTGCGCGGCACCACCGAGCGCCAGAACCAGCGCCTGGAGGTGCAGGCCCGGCAACTCGAGGAAGCGCTCAACCTGCAAAAGACCTTTCTGGCCGAAACCAGCCACGAACTGCGAACCCCGCTCACCGCGCTGCTGGGCTACCTGCGCCGCGCCGAACGTGAGGCGGGAGGCTCGCAGGTCCTGCAAGACGCGCAGCGCGTCGCCGAGAACATGACCCGGCTGGTCAACGACCTGCTGCAACTCTCGCGCGGCGAACTCGTCCAGAGCATCGAGATGCATTTCGTCAACCTGGGCAACGTGCTGCGGCAGGTCGGACGCGACTACGGCGTGCAGGCCGACGTGCCCGACTGCGAAATCGTGGGGGACCCGGGGCGGCTGACCCAGGTGTTCGCCAACCTCGTGAGCAACGGCATCCGCGTCAGCGGCGGCCCCGACAAGGTCAGGATCGAGCTGCGGCTGCGTCCCGGCGAGGTCGAGGCGCTGGTGATCGACCACGGCCCCGGCGTGCCCGACGACATCAAGCCGCGCATCTTCGACAAGTTCTACCGGGGCAAGGAAGCAGGCTCGGCGGGACTGGGCCTGACCATCGCGCAGCAGGTCGTGACCGCGCACTCGGGCGCCATCGACGTGTTCGACACCCCCGGCGGTGGGGCCACCTTCCGCGTTCGCCTGCCCCTGCCGGACGACGCCGACGAGGACGAGGACTTCGCCTGA
- a CDS encoding PAS domain S-box protein, whose translation MSGRVSEDRKGGWARLMARLSPWMHWMPLMLMGVVLVSSLTAAALVSRLTHEQQQARFAREITAHTSALRGRVDGFGKLLVATRAFWLSQAEPPTPPRFRAFTAGLDLGERYPDVQALGFVRWSESSVTPARLSPSSRSPVENGVADVGIPIFPAQTSQPYRALIQFIAPPTAVNLRALGFDMYSEPLRRAAMEAGRTHQGMHATYPLRLVQGGENGTAQSGFLLMLPVWQATEGRAATPQGQLLGFVYLAIRSAEFVRSLDQSYGLDRPTSRILLAGRPLLGTENTGQSMLETSLLGPVSPPGLVTQPPLQLAGQTWQVSYAPPATFATEPLNWLSPLLALLGLVASGVAFLISRAQVVARESAEATTRELSDLERRQQQARAEFEAIFQAMQDAAAFTDDQGRVRLVNRAMTEQFRTPASELVGRPLTLLHVDRRLDDRASFRAITTPYQRSDGTRFYGEAQRNEVFGPGHRLLGHLEVVRDVSERVSADQAVRDEERRSRAILDTIPHMLWVSSPQGETTYVNTQHRDRLGGLGVRSRLDPADVPTYDQMWKEAYIHLSSAQSTVQIGVGPDGKQRRWFEVRVAPLLDESGQVREWVASATDIHDRVLAERDAQTNEARYRGVVEGMPQIVWLADAQGQTTYFNRRWKEYVGEQDGADLIAALHPDDRAEYRLRWSQALSSGHPFEAEHRLRSERGEYRTFVTRGLPIWRGQDRVLEWVGTTTDVDDSVYAENAARLLADVTEALVVRASDPLAVRRERYEAVLGLLTSRLMEAAAIWTVPRLQAGETPPGADEHVVELASCAVNPNWRLLHIVRVVQRLAYRAAVTREPEYVLTHPLLHAVEVSGGLLQPLVGLDGTLHGVLGVAHRHPLHDRDHELILELASRLTTALENDALREQAARAQQELRQLNQSLEERVQRRTLELEEANRELEAFSYSVSHDLRTPLRHIVGFGDLLRKDSAEVLSPKSQRYLGVITDAAGRMSGLIDSLLEFSRMGRQPLRLVPVNLDELVGRVWQTLEPDRQGREVQLTLQPLPQVPGDPALLELVFQNLLSNALKYSRTREVARIVVAAAEEDGAARITVTDNGVGFDPKYSDKLFGVFQRLHRAEEFDGIGIGLANVRRIVSRHGGQVSGSSVPGEGATFTVVLPLRQAGES comes from the coding sequence ATGAGCGGCCGGGTCAGCGAGGACCGAAAAGGCGGATGGGCGCGGCTGATGGCGCGGCTTTCGCCGTGGATGCACTGGATGCCGCTGATGTTGATGGGCGTGGTGCTGGTGTCCTCGCTCACGGCGGCGGCGCTGGTGTCGCGGCTGACGCATGAGCAGCAGCAGGCCCGCTTTGCCCGCGAGATTACCGCGCACACCTCGGCGCTCAGGGGCCGGGTCGACGGCTTCGGCAAGCTGCTGGTCGCCACCCGCGCCTTCTGGCTGTCGCAGGCGGAGCCGCCGACGCCCCCACGCTTCCGGGCCTTTACCGCCGGGCTGGACCTGGGGGAGCGCTACCCCGACGTGCAGGCGCTGGGGTTCGTGCGCTGGAGCGAAAGCAGCGTCACTCCGGCGCGGCTTTCGCCCAGCAGCCGCTCACCTGTGGAGAACGGCGTCGCAGACGTGGGCATCCCGATTTTTCCCGCGCAGACCTCGCAGCCCTACCGCGCGCTCATCCAGTTCATCGCGCCGCCGACGGCCGTCAACCTGCGGGCGCTGGGGTTCGACATGTACAGCGAGCCTCTGCGCCGCGCCGCGATGGAAGCCGGACGCACCCATCAGGGCATGCACGCCACCTATCCGCTGCGACTGGTGCAGGGAGGCGAAAACGGAACGGCCCAGAGCGGCTTTCTCCTGATGCTGCCGGTGTGGCAGGCCACGGAGGGCCGCGCCGCCACGCCGCAGGGGCAACTGCTGGGGTTCGTGTATCTGGCGATTCGCTCGGCCGAGTTCGTGCGCTCGCTGGATCAGAGTTACGGGCTGGACCGCCCCACCTCACGCATCCTGCTTGCCGGGCGCCCCCTGCTGGGCACGGAGAACACGGGCCAGTCCATGCTGGAAACGTCGCTGCTGGGGCCAGTGTCTCCGCCGGGGCTGGTCACGCAGCCGCCCCTGCAACTGGCCGGGCAGACCTGGCAGGTGTCCTACGCGCCGCCGGCCACCTTCGCCACTGAGCCGCTCAACTGGCTCTCGCCGCTGCTGGCGCTGCTGGGTCTGGTGGCGTCGGGGGTCGCCTTCCTCATCAGCCGCGCCCAGGTGGTCGCCCGCGAGAGTGCCGAGGCCACCACCCGCGAACTCAGCGACCTGGAGCGCCGTCAGCAGCAGGCCCGCGCCGAGTTCGAGGCGATTTTTCAGGCGATGCAGGACGCCGCCGCCTTCACCGACGACCAGGGGCGGGTGCGGCTGGTCAACCGCGCCATGACCGAGCAGTTCCGCACCCCGGCGTCTGAACTGGTGGGCCGGCCCCTGACCCTGCTGCACGTGGACCGGCGGCTGGACGACCGCGCCAGTTTCCGGGCGATCACCACGCCCTACCAGCGCAGCGACGGCACCCGCTTTTACGGCGAGGCGCAGCGCAACGAGGTGTTCGGCCCCGGTCACAGGCTGCTGGGGCACCTCGAGGTCGTGCGTGACGTGTCCGAACGCGTCAGCGCCGACCAGGCCGTGCGCGACGAGGAGCGGCGTTCGCGGGCGATTCTGGACACCATTCCTCACATGCTGTGGGTGAGCAGCCCGCAGGGAGAAACCACCTACGTCAACACGCAGCACCGTGACCGCCTGGGAGGACTGGGCGTGCGCAGCCGACTCGACCCGGCCGACGTGCCCACCTACGACCAGATGTGGAAGGAAGCGTATATCCACCTGAGCAGCGCCCAGAGCACCGTGCAGATCGGTGTGGGGCCGGACGGCAAGCAGCGCCGCTGGTTCGAGGTGCGGGTGGCGCCGCTGCTGGACGAAAGCGGTCAGGTCCGCGAGTGGGTGGCAAGTGCCACGGATATTCATGACCGCGTGCTGGCCGAGCGTGACGCCCAGACCAACGAGGCGCGTTACCGGGGCGTGGTCGAGGGCATGCCTCAGATCGTGTGGCTGGCCGACGCGCAGGGGCAGACCACCTACTTCAACCGCCGCTGGAAGGAGTACGTGGGCGAACAGGACGGCGCCGACCTGATTGCCGCGCTGCACCCGGACGACCGCGCCGAGTACCGCCTGCGCTGGTCACAGGCCCTGAGCAGCGGGCACCCCTTCGAGGCCGAACACCGCCTGCGCAGCGAGCGCGGCGAGTACCGCACCTTCGTGACCCGTGGCCTGCCCATCTGGCGGGGGCAAGACCGGGTGCTCGAATGGGTCGGCACCACCACCGATGTCGACGACAGCGTGTACGCCGAAAATGCGGCGCGGCTGCTGGCCGACGTGACCGAGGCGCTGGTGGTCCGGGCCAGTGACCCGCTGGCGGTGCGCCGCGAGCGTTACGAGGCGGTGCTCGGCCTGCTCACCTCGCGCCTGATGGAAGCGGCGGCGATCTGGACCGTGCCGCGTCTGCAAGCGGGCGAGACGCCGCCGGGCGCGGACGAGCACGTCGTCGAGCTGGCTTCGTGCGCCGTCAACCCCAACTGGCGACTGCTGCATATCGTCAGGGTGGTGCAGCGACTGGCCTACCGCGCGGCGGTCACCCGCGAGCCGGAGTACGTGCTGACCCATCCGCTGCTGCACGCCGTCGAGGTGTCGGGCGGGCTGCTGCAACCGCTGGTGGGGCTGGACGGCACCCTTCACGGGGTGCTGGGGGTGGCCCACCGCCATCCGCTGCACGACCGCGACCACGAACTGATTCTCGAACTCGCCTCGCGCCTGACCACCGCGCTGGAAAACGACGCGCTGCGTGAGCAGGCCGCCAGAGCGCAGCAGGAGTTGCGCCAGCTCAACCAGTCGTTGGAAGAACGGGTGCAGCGCCGCACGCTGGAACTGGAAGAAGCCAACCGCGAGCTGGAGGCCTTCAGCTACTCGGTCAGCCACGACCTGCGCACCCCGCTGCGGCACATCGTGGGCTTCGGCGACCTGCTGCGCAAGGACAGCGCCGAGGTGCTGAGTCCCAAGAGCCAGCGTTACCTGGGGGTCATCACCGACGCCGCCGGGCGCATGAGTGGGCTGATCGACTCGCTGCTGGAGTTTTCACGTATGGGCCGCCAACCGCTGCGTCTGGTGCCGGTCAATCTGGATGAACTGGTGGGACGGGTGTGGCAGACCCTGGAACCCGACCGGCAGGGGCGCGAGGTGCAGCTCACGCTTCAGCCGCTGCCGCAGGTGCCCGGCGACCCGGCGCTGCTCGAACTGGTGTTCCAGAACCTGCTGTCCAACGCGCTCAAGTACAGCCGCACCCGCGAGGTCGCGCGAATCGTGGTGGCCGCCGCCGAGGAAGACGGAGCGGCCCGCATCACCGTGACCGACAACGGCGTGGGCTTCGACCCCAAATACAGCGATAAACTGTTCGGCGTGTTTCAGCGTCTACATCGTGCCGAAGAATTCGACGGCATCGGCATCGGCCTCGCCAACGTGCGCCGGATCGTCAGCCGTCACGGCGGTCAGGTCAGCGGGTCCTCGGTGCCCGGCGAGGGCGCGACCTTCACCGTCGTGCTGCCGCTGCGTCAGGCAGGCGAGTCTTGA